A genomic window from Frankiaceae bacterium includes:
- the trxB gene encoding thioredoxin-disulfide reductase has translation MREVVIIGSGPAGLTAALYTARADLKPLVIEGIGAGGQLMLTTEVENFPGFPTGIMGPELMDNMRKQAERFGAEFVTDDVTRVDLTGDVKKAWVGDTEYAAHTAIISTGARANWLGLPNEQRLIGRGASSCATCDGFFFRDQDIVVVGGGDSAMEEATFLTKFAKSVTVVHRRDTLRASKIMQERAFANDKIRFAWNSAVTDVLGDSTVEGVELTSTADGSKTTLPVTGLFVAIGHTPNTDLFTGQVELDAEGYITVDSPSTRTNLAGVFACGDVVDHTYRQAITAAGTGCAAALDAEKYLAMREATVVA, from the coding sequence ATCCGCGAAGTCGTGATCATCGGCTCCGGACCCGCCGGGCTGACCGCGGCGCTGTACACCGCGCGCGCCGACCTCAAGCCGCTCGTCATCGAGGGCATCGGCGCCGGCGGCCAGCTCATGCTGACGACCGAGGTCGAGAACTTCCCCGGCTTCCCCACCGGGATCATGGGCCCCGAGCTCATGGACAACATGCGCAAGCAGGCCGAGCGCTTCGGCGCCGAGTTCGTCACCGACGACGTCACCCGCGTCGACCTCACCGGCGACGTCAAGAAGGCGTGGGTGGGCGACACCGAGTACGCAGCGCACACCGCGATCATCTCCACGGGCGCCCGCGCCAACTGGCTCGGCCTGCCCAACGAGCAGCGCCTCATCGGCCGCGGCGCGTCGTCGTGCGCGACGTGCGACGGGTTCTTCTTCCGCGACCAGGACATCGTGGTCGTCGGCGGCGGCGACTCGGCGATGGAGGAGGCGACGTTCCTCACGAAGTTCGCGAAGTCGGTCACCGTCGTGCACCGCCGCGACACGCTGCGCGCGAGCAAGATCATGCAGGAGCGGGCGTTCGCCAACGACAAGATCCGCTTCGCCTGGAACTCCGCCGTCACCGACGTCCTCGGCGACTCGACCGTGGAGGGCGTCGAGCTGACGTCGACCGCCGACGGCAGCAAGACGACGCTGCCGGTGACGGGGCTGTTCGTCGCGATCGGGCACACGCCCAACACCGACCTGTTCACCGGGCAGGTCGAGCTCGACGCCGAGGGCTACATCACGGTCGACTCGCCCTCGACGCGCACCAACCTCGCCGGCGTCTTCGCGTGCGGCGACGTCGTGGACCACACGTA